The following coding sequences lie in one uncultured Mailhella sp. genomic window:
- a CDS encoding PEP/pyruvate-binding domain-containing protein has product MSMDTMNETGSRFIMTGADIVRMGESAEMLVGGKNYNTALISRVEGIRTPQFRAIPATAFHVVLDESRVNASLVYEVVDTAMAEVDWASPAVASDHTFFSTFVRRAAAEIRERGAGKSASTCLRDFINQVVHGFAESQENIDQLRRRSMLVQAAILSITLPAEVDEAVRRAYRDMCDEAGEGEFPVAVRSSAAGEDSRKKAFAGLQDTFLNITGEDAVAEAYLWDCASAYNLRSMTYRREAILDAVAHAEKEGDPSIAESARKEWAIENTALSVCIMRMIRPVVAGTAFSADTATGCRGTSRNDLVSIDSSYGLGESIVGGMVTPDKFYVFQRDDGTDVVLRFMGRKTVRMVYNEGDDGTHIEPVPADEVNQWALGENQPIEVAQGVRAISKAYGGIIMDTEFCIDDKQRLWFVQARPETRWNAELDEHPHTIFMRRKEVLPDAAAKGEVLLSGNGASRGAGQGTVRFLRSALELNRIHPGDILAAERTDPDMVPGMRVASAIIANVGGDTSHAAITSRELGIAAVIGVQNPLAMRAMDGMPVTVDGTRGLVYRGLLPLCDVGGELDISKLPKTRTHVGIVLADVNQALFLSRLRDVPDFEVGLLRAEFMLGNIGAHPAALEAYDNGTLEGFVERRLADLEDQVSRRVSEQIAVGQVPAPFAEVQLKPYVVQLMDMASLYANTSSVPRAEALMAEYMQRAEMNRETLQTSDDLRTHIRLVMGADEPGSTVTEEDVKAAMAAASKKPLVQEVLMRIGTIRRSVAARTRLGKEIEEVRSIPEKIEQLIVTNGHVSGRDHYIRTLGRNLALFAMAFYGKDIVYRTTDFKSNEYRNLLGGCLFEHNEDNPMLGYRGVSRDIHDWEIEAFKRARTLYGGTNLMLMLPFVRTLEQARSMRSYLADVHGLRSGEDGLKILLMSELPSNAILARQFISEFDGFSIGSNDMTQMVLATDRDNAELSHIYDEEDPAVIWAILTTIFTGQKFCKKVGFCGQGVANSVILRGMVAIAGIVSASVVPDTYMRTKADFAAVEAENIPTSGLGAWLGRQHTAKLRALLEKHGYEEAAKLTEPAAIRAWYDEEVGRLHKELSACFSTPFEHDARHKLAEFRRTFHKPVTYASWDWDATVFDALQQAGFSSWEEQAEAMRVQREKFAAE; this is encoded by the coding sequence ATGAGCATGGATACCATGAACGAAACTGGTTCCCGTTTTATTATGACCGGCGCGGACATCGTCCGCATGGGCGAATCCGCCGAAATGCTGGTGGGCGGCAAAAACTACAACACCGCGCTCATCAGCCGCGTGGAAGGCATACGCACGCCGCAGTTCCGCGCCATTCCCGCCACGGCCTTCCATGTGGTGCTCGATGAGAGCCGCGTGAACGCCTCCCTGGTGTACGAAGTGGTGGACACGGCCATGGCCGAGGTGGACTGGGCTTCTCCCGCCGTGGCTTCCGATCACACGTTCTTCAGCACCTTCGTGCGCAGGGCGGCCGCGGAAATTCGCGAACGCGGCGCGGGCAAGAGCGCCAGCACCTGTCTGCGCGACTTCATCAATCAGGTGGTTCACGGCTTTGCGGAATCGCAGGAGAACATCGACCAGCTCCGCCGCCGCTCCATGCTGGTGCAGGCCGCCATTCTTTCCATCACTCTGCCCGCCGAAGTGGACGAGGCCGTGCGCCGCGCCTACCGCGACATGTGCGACGAGGCCGGCGAGGGAGAATTCCCCGTGGCCGTGCGTTCGTCCGCCGCGGGCGAGGATTCCCGCAAGAAGGCTTTCGCCGGCCTGCAGGACACCTTCCTGAACATCACCGGCGAGGACGCCGTGGCCGAAGCCTATCTCTGGGACTGCGCCTCGGCCTACAATCTGCGTTCCATGACCTATCGCCGCGAGGCCATTCTCGACGCCGTGGCGCATGCCGAAAAGGAAGGCGATCCCTCCATTGCGGAAAGCGCCCGCAAGGAATGGGCCATTGAAAACACCGCGCTTTCGGTGTGCATCATGCGCATGATCCGCCCCGTGGTGGCCGGCACCGCCTTTTCCGCCGACACCGCCACCGGCTGCCGCGGCACCTCCCGCAACGACCTTGTGAGCATCGACTCCAGCTACGGCCTCGGCGAATCCATCGTGGGCGGCATGGTCACGCCCGACAAGTTCTACGTGTTCCAGCGCGACGACGGCACCGACGTGGTTCTGCGCTTCATGGGCCGCAAGACCGTGCGCATGGTGTACAATGAAGGCGACGACGGCACGCACATCGAACCCGTGCCCGCGGACGAAGTGAATCAGTGGGCGCTCGGCGAGAATCAGCCCATCGAAGTGGCGCAAGGCGTGCGCGCCATCAGCAAGGCCTACGGCGGCATCATCATGGACACCGAGTTCTGCATCGACGACAAGCAGCGCCTCTGGTTCGTGCAGGCCCGACCCGAAACCCGCTGGAACGCCGAACTCGACGAACATCCCCACACCATTTTCATGCGCCGCAAGGAAGTGCTGCCCGACGCCGCGGCCAAGGGCGAAGTGCTGCTTTCCGGCAACGGCGCGTCGCGCGGCGCAGGTCAGGGCACGGTGCGCTTCCTGCGCTCCGCTCTGGAACTGAACCGCATTCATCCCGGCGACATCCTTGCCGCCGAACGCACCGATCCCGACATGGTGCCCGGCATGCGCGTGGCTTCCGCCATCATCGCCAACGTGGGCGGCGACACCAGCCATGCGGCCATCACCTCCCGCGAGCTCGGCATTGCCGCGGTCATCGGCGTGCAGAATCCGCTCGCCATGCGCGCCATGGACGGCATGCCCGTCACCGTGGACGGCACGCGCGGCCTCGTCTATCGCGGCCTGCTGCCTCTGTGCGACGTGGGCGGCGAACTGGACATTTCCAAACTGCCCAAGACCCGCACGCACGTGGGCATCGTGCTTGCCGACGTGAATCAGGCGCTGTTCCTCTCCCGCCTGCGCGACGTGCCTGACTTTGAAGTGGGCCTGCTGCGCGCGGAATTCATGCTGGGCAACATAGGCGCGCATCCCGCCGCCCTGGAAGCCTATGACAACGGCACCCTGGAAGGCTTTGTGGAACGGCGTCTCGCGGACCTGGAAGATCAGGTCAGCCGCCGCGTTTCCGAGCAGATAGCCGTGGGGCAGGTGCCTGCGCCCTTTGCCGAAGTGCAGCTCAAGCCCTACGTGGTGCAGCTCATGGACATGGCCTCGCTTTACGCCAACACCTCCAGCGTGCCCCGCGCCGAAGCCCTCATGGCCGAGTACATGCAGCGCGCGGAAATGAACCGCGAAACGCTCCAGACCTCCGACGATCTGCGCACGCACATACGCCTGGTCATGGGCGCGGACGAACCCGGATCGACCGTGACCGAGGAAGACGTGAAGGCCGCCATGGCCGCGGCCTCCAAGAAGCCTCTCGTGCAGGAAGTGCTCATGCGCATAGGCACCATTCGCCGCAGCGTGGCCGCCCGCACCCGCCTCGGCAAGGAAATCGAGGAAGTGCGCAGCATTCCAGAAAAGATTGAGCAGCTCATCGTGACCAACGGCCACGTGAGCGGCCGCGATCACTACATCCGCACGCTCGGCCGCAACCTTGCCCTGTTCGCCATGGCCTTCTACGGCAAGGACATCGTGTACCGTACCACGGACTTCAAGAGCAACGAATACCGCAACCTGCTCGGCGGTTGCCTGTTCGAGCACAACGAAGACAACCCCATGCTCGGCTATCGCGGCGTTTCCCGAGACATTCACGACTGGGAAATCGAGGCCTTCAAGCGCGCCCGCACGCTCTACGGCGGCACGAACCTCATGCTCATGCTGCCCTTCGTGCGCACGCTGGAACAGGCCCGCTCCATGCGCTCCTATCTGGCCGACGTTCACGGTCTGCGCAGCGGCGAAGACGGACTCAAGATTCTGCTCATGTCCGAACTGCCTTCCAACGCCATTCTGGCGCGGCAGTTCATCAGCGAGTTCGACGGCTTCTCCATCGGCTCCAACGACATGACGCAGATGGTGCTCGCCACCGACCGCGACAACGCGGAACTCTCGCACATTTACGACGAAGAGGATCCGGCCGTCATCTGGGCCATTCTGACCACCATCTTCACCGGTCAGAAGTTCTGCAAGAAGGTGGGCTTCTGCGGTCAGGGCGTGGCCAACAGCGTCATTCTGCGCGGCATGGTGGCCATTGCGGGCATTGTGTCCGCCTCCGTGGTGCCCGACACCTACATGCGCACCAAGGCCGACTTCGCCGCCGTGGAAGCGGAAAACATTCCCACGTCCGGCCTCGGCGCATGGCTGGGCAGGCAGCATACCGCCAAGCTGCGCGCGCTGCTGGAAAAGCACGGCTACGAGGAAGCCGCCAAGCTCACGGAACCTGCGGCCATCCGCGCCTGGTACGACGAAGAGGTGGGCCGCCTTCACAAGGAACTTTCCGCCTGCTTCAGCACGCCGTTTGAACACGACGCCCGTCATAAGCTGGCCGAGTTCCGCCGCACGTTCCACAAGCCCGTGACCTACGCCTCCTGGGACTGGGACGCCACCGTGTTCGATGCCCTCCAGCAGGCAGGCTTCTCCAGCTGGGAAGAGCAGGCCGAGGCCATGAGAGTTCAGCGCGAAAAGTTTGCCGCTGAATAA
- the gap gene encoding type I glyceraldehyde-3-phosphate dehydrogenase: MIRIGINGFGRIGRYLLRVMHLFPQCEVAVINGHRASNEEMAYLLKYDSVHGRFPGKVESTENGLRLDGREIAITRCDKGEWKWGDYGVDIVVDTSGTLRKRDLLALHMNCGAKKVIISAPCNDADATIVMGVNQDIYDPARHDVISAASCTTNCLAPAVKVLHNEFGILHGLMTTIHSYTMSQRLLDGTQKDLRRGRAAGLSIIPTTTGAAAAVGLVIPELKGLLNGGALRVPTPDVSLVDFTCELKTEVTAQEVNAALKYASETWLYEALGYCDEPLVSIDYVGDTHGGTIDASFTTVMNKTMLKIVVWYDNESGFTHQLGRLIRLVASHLEA, encoded by the coding sequence ATGATAAGGATTGGCATCAACGGTTTTGGGCGCATCGGCAGATATCTGCTTCGTGTCATGCACCTGTTCCCTCAGTGTGAAGTGGCCGTCATCAACGGTCACCGCGCGAGCAACGAGGAAATGGCGTACCTGCTCAAGTATGATTCCGTTCATGGCCGCTTCCCCGGCAAGGTGGAATCCACGGAAAACGGTCTGCGCCTCGACGGCCGTGAAATCGCCATCACCCGTTGCGACAAGGGTGAATGGAAGTGGGGCGACTACGGCGTCGATATCGTGGTGGACACCTCGGGCACCCTCAGAAAGCGCGATCTTCTGGCCCTGCACATGAACTGCGGCGCGAAGAAGGTCATCATTTCCGCGCCCTGCAACGACGCCGACGCCACCATAGTCATGGGCGTGAATCAGGACATCTACGATCCGGCCAGACACGACGTCATTTCCGCCGCGTCCTGCACCACCAACTGCCTGGCTCCGGCCGTCAAGGTGCTGCACAACGAATTCGGCATCCTGCACGGTCTCATGACCACCATCCATTCCTACACCATGAGTCAGCGTCTGCTCGACGGCACGCAGAAGGATCTGCGTCGCGGCCGCGCGGCGGGACTTTCCATCATTCCCACCACCACGGGCGCCGCGGCCGCCGTGGGACTGGTCATTCCCGAACTCAAGGGCCTGCTCAACGGCGGCGCGCTGCGCGTGCCCACGCCCGACGTCTCGCTGGTGGACTTCACCTGCGAACTCAAGACGGAAGTCACCGCGCAGGAAGTCAACGCCGCCCTCAAGTACGCTTCCGAAACCTGGCTCTACGAGGCGCTCGGCTACTGCGACGAGCCGCTGGTCTCCATCGACTACGTGGGCGACACCCACGGCGGCACCATCGACGCCTCCTTCACTACGGTCATGAACAAGACCATGCTCAAAATCGTGGTCTGGTACGACAACGAATCCGGCTTCACCCATCAGCTCGGACGTCTGATCCGCCTTGTGGCTTCCCATCTGGAAGCGTAG
- a CDS encoding response regulator transcription factor, with the protein MSESLILVVDDEQDIRDLLVFNLKREGYATLEAADGCTALELARSRRPALILLDVMLPRMDGLAVCRELGKDRSTEHIPIIMLTARGDDVDRIVGFELGADDYVVKPFNTRELMLRIRAMLRRRSTQENDDPLLRCDGVCLDPQAHKVTVNDKPVELTAIQFCLLQDLMQNPGCVRSREELLSSVWDYQFDGYDRTVDTHIKRLRARLGEAADIIETVRGIGYRCKG; encoded by the coding sequence ATGAGCGAAAGCCTCATTCTCGTCGTGGACGACGAACAGGACATACGCGATCTGCTGGTGTTCAATCTCAAACGCGAGGGCTACGCCACGCTGGAAGCGGCCGACGGCTGCACCGCTCTGGAACTGGCGCGATCCCGCAGACCCGCACTCATTCTTCTGGACGTCATGCTGCCGCGCATGGACGGCCTTGCCGTCTGCCGCGAACTCGGCAAGGACAGAAGCACGGAACACATCCCCATCATCATGCTCACGGCCCGCGGCGACGACGTGGACCGCATCGTGGGCTTTGAACTCGGCGCCGACGACTACGTGGTCAAGCCCTTCAACACGCGGGAACTCATGCTGCGCATCCGGGCCATGCTGCGCCGGCGATCCACGCAGGAAAACGACGATCCGCTGCTGCGCTGCGACGGCGTGTGCCTGGATCCGCAGGCCCACAAGGTCACCGTGAACGACAAGCCCGTGGAACTCACGGCCATTCAGTTCTGCCTGCTGCAGGATCTCATGCAGAATCCCGGCTGCGTGCGCTCCCGCGAGGAACTCCTCAGTTCCGTGTGGGACTATCAGTTCGACGGCTACGACAGAACCGTGGACACCCACATCAAACGCCTGCGCGCCCGTCTCGGCGAAGCCGCCGACATCATCGAAACCGTGCGCGGCATCGGTTACCGCTGCAAGGGATAA
- a CDS encoding ATP-binding protein, giving the protein MKAPSIVPNRESCFTDLTAADDAQSDASKKQETSASFDSILDSLDEGVLILDKQGVVLKANPSFCQLFTTSAVGMPASAVVPGSTFREMLDAFLHDFLPTPHASPAFRITLEKDVILSVRITPLKSRDSLFTCETAPYAVVVFHNISDLVRMSRRRREFMGEVAHELRTPLTTIIGFAETILDLPPHHTEDRQKFTSTILRNARHMALLVEDMLRLSKLESGTVPLQLTCVRAAFVLEDALDACLPHLEAKNLTTDIHIDRSMNIRADAHYITQVFRNLLENACRYAPEGSAITITGEPSPFESMAVFTVSDQGPGIPAEDCERIFERFYRVEKERVSPSSTGLGLAICKHIVERHGGMIRAEKGPGGMFLFTVPLAQ; this is encoded by the coding sequence ATGAAAGCCCCGTCCATCGTTCCCAACCGGGAATCCTGCTTCACCGATCTCACGGCCGCCGACGACGCCCAGAGCGACGCCTCGAAAAAACAGGAAACCTCCGCGTCGTTCGACAGCATTCTCGACAGCCTCGACGAAGGCGTGCTCATTCTGGACAAGCAGGGCGTCGTGCTCAAGGCCAATCCTTCGTTCTGCCAGCTCTTCACCACCAGCGCCGTGGGCATGCCCGCCTCCGCCGTGGTTCCCGGCTCCACATTCCGGGAAATGCTCGACGCCTTCCTGCACGACTTTCTGCCCACGCCGCACGCCTCCCCCGCCTTCCGCATCACGCTGGAAAAGGACGTCATTCTCAGCGTGCGCATTACGCCGCTCAAAAGCCGCGACAGCCTCTTCACCTGCGAAACCGCGCCCTACGCCGTAGTGGTGTTCCACAACATCAGCGATCTTGTGCGCATGAGCAGAAGACGCCGCGAATTCATGGGCGAAGTGGCGCACGAACTGCGCACCCCTCTGACGACCATCATCGGCTTTGCCGAAACCATACTTGATCTGCCGCCCCATCACACGGAAGACAGACAGAAGTTCACGAGCACCATTCTGCGCAACGCCCGTCACATGGCGCTGCTCGTGGAAGACATGCTGCGACTCTCCAAACTGGAAAGCGGCACCGTACCCCTTCAGCTCACCTGCGTACGCGCCGCCTTCGTGCTGGAAGACGCGCTCGACGCCTGCCTGCCCCATCTGGAAGCAAAAAATCTGACGACCGACATTCACATCGACCGGAGCATGAACATCCGGGCCGACGCCCACTACATCACGCAGGTGTTCCGCAATCTGCTGGAAAACGCCTGCCGCTACGCTCCGGAAGGCAGCGCCATCACCATTACGGGCGAGCCCTCGCCGTTTGAATCCATGGCGGTGTTCACGGTGTCCGATCAGGGGCCCGGCATTCCGGCCGAAGACTGCGAGCGCATTTTCGAGCGCTTCTACCGCGTGGAAAAGGAACGGGTCTCGCCCTCGTCCACCGGACTCGGCCTTGCCATCTGCAAGCACATCGTGGAAAGACACGGCGGCATGATCCGCGCCGAAAAAGGCCCCGGCGGCATGTTTCTCTTCACCGTGCCTCTGGCGCAATAG
- a CDS encoding ERCC4 domain-containing protein, with amino-acid sequence MKIIIDTREQRPFEFLGQNGDITTERGTLALRDYSLAGLTDRVAVERKSLADLVMCLGKERERFQRELMRAAALEAFAVVVESSWQDLAAGAVGRLCGAVPGKTGAALFSAWCKVAGVVAGCDLKKVAGW; translated from the coding sequence GTGAAGATCATCATAGACACGAGGGAGCAACGGCCGTTTGAGTTTCTGGGACAGAACGGCGACATAACGACGGAGCGCGGGACGCTGGCTCTTAGGGACTATTCCCTTGCCGGGCTGACTGATCGGGTGGCTGTGGAACGCAAGAGCCTTGCTGATTTGGTCATGTGTCTGGGGAAGGAACGGGAGAGATTTCAACGGGAACTCATGAGGGCGGCCGCTCTGGAAGCCTTCGCCGTGGTGGTGGAAAGCTCATGGCAGGACTTGGCGGCCGGGGCCGTCGGTCGATTATGTGGGGCTGTTCCTGGGAAAACGGGGGCGGCCCTTTTTTCTGCATGGTGCAAGGTCGCGGGTGTGGTCGCAGGGTGCGACTTAAAAAAAGTGGCGGGGTGGTAG
- a CDS encoding SLC13 family permease has product MERSAIKQNFSINYWSIFHIIVFLGITFFFSKLVPTVQPLTHYGMNVLGALIGVVYAWIFIDIVWPSMVGLLAIGLLDIMPINTLFNKGFGDPTVILMMFIFVFSAVLDKNGVTKWISMWFVSRKVVQGKPWLLTFALLLSIAVLGGLSSATPACVIGWSLMYGIFRICGYERCEGYPMMMIIGAVFASQLGMALIPFKSLPLVAISAYESLSGATVNYAVYMIASFSSCLLCLTAFILIGKFVLRPELSKLTSLDIKTLITEDEMRLSGVQKLLFAFLVALILFMVLPGFLPENLSITVFFKKIGNTGVCVLLVALLAAIKIKGKPLCPWRTMVNEGVAWPIIFILAFVLPLSGPISDPKSGITDFMLNFLNPLFGAGGSTNFLICIGIVGVILTQFINNTAIAVALMPVVYSYCTANGMLPEQPVILVTVASCLAFLTPAASSTSAMLHGNEWVTTKAIWKTAPILVISSLCIVTSVIILTGKIFL; this is encoded by the coding sequence ATGGAACGCTCTGCCATCAAACAAAACTTCTCCATTAATTACTGGTCGATCTTCCACATCATCGTCTTTCTTGGCATTACCTTCTTTTTCAGCAAACTTGTGCCCACTGTCCAGCCTCTGACGCATTACGGCATGAACGTCCTCGGCGCACTTATCGGCGTGGTGTACGCATGGATTTTCATTGATATCGTCTGGCCCAGCATGGTAGGTCTTCTTGCCATTGGCCTGCTTGACATTATGCCCATCAACACCCTTTTCAATAAGGGGTTCGGTGATCCCACTGTGATCCTGATGATGTTCATCTTCGTCTTCAGCGCCGTACTGGATAAAAACGGCGTGACAAAGTGGATTTCCATGTGGTTCGTCAGCCGTAAAGTCGTACAGGGAAAGCCATGGTTGTTAACTTTTGCCCTGTTGCTGTCAATAGCCGTTCTTGGCGGTTTATCCAGCGCCACTCCGGCATGCGTCATCGGCTGGAGCCTCATGTACGGAATATTCAGAATCTGCGGGTATGAACGATGCGAAGGCTACCCCATGATGATGATCATTGGTGCAGTATTTGCCAGTCAACTCGGCATGGCACTCATCCCCTTCAAATCCCTGCCTCTGGTGGCCATCAGTGCCTATGAGAGCCTCTCGGGTGCTACGGTCAACTATGCCGTATATATGATCGCTTCCTTTTCTTCCTGCCTGCTCTGCCTGACGGCGTTTATCCTGATTGGCAAATTCGTACTGCGTCCTGAACTTAGTAAACTGACCAGTCTGGATATAAAAACGCTCATTACAGAAGATGAAATGAGACTCTCCGGTGTCCAGAAACTGCTTTTTGCTTTTCTTGTCGCGCTCATCCTCTTCATGGTACTTCCCGGATTTCTTCCCGAGAACCTCTCCATTACCGTTTTCTTCAAAAAAATAGGAAATACAGGAGTGTGCGTCCTTCTGGTGGCGTTGCTGGCAGCCATAAAAATCAAAGGGAAGCCTCTTTGCCCCTGGCGTACCATGGTCAACGAAGGTGTTGCATGGCCCATCATCTTCATCCTCGCCTTTGTACTTCCCCTATCAGGCCCCATCTCCGATCCTAAAAGCGGTATCACGGATTTCATGCTCAATTTTCTGAATCCTCTTTTCGGGGCGGGCGGAAGCACCAATTTCCTGATATGTATCGGTATCGTCGGCGTGATTCTTACGCAGTTCATCAACAATACCGCCATCGCTGTCGCGCTTATGCCTGTCGTCTATTCATACTGCACTGCCAACGGAATGCTGCCTGAACAACCGGTTATCCTTGTGACTGTGGCCAGCTGCCTAGCCTTCCTTACTCCGGCCGCAAGCTCAACATCCGCCATGCTTCACGGCAATGAATGGGTAACCACAAAGGCCATCTGGAAAACTGCTCCCATTCTTGTTATATCCTCGTTATGTATTGTAACCAGTGTGATTATATTGACGGGAAAAATTTTCCTCTAG
- a CDS encoding ferredoxin family protein has product MPVFAIDPEKCVNCGTCVKICPLDVFRAGETTPEICYREDCQSCFLCQIYCPKDAIKVDAVRNRPTPLPY; this is encoded by the coding sequence ATGCCCGTTTTTGCTATAGATCCTGAAAAGTGTGTCAACTGTGGAACATGCGTAAAGATTTGTCCTCTCGATGTCTTTCGTGCAGGCGAAACCACACCGGAAATCTGTTACCGGGAAGACTGTCAGTCCTGTTTTCTTTGTCAGATTTACTGCCCTAAAGACGCCATAAAAGTCGATGCTGTGAGAAACAGACCGACTCCTCTACCATATTAG
- a CDS encoding FAD-binding protein: protein MIPNTEQKSADVLVLGGGIAGCMGACAAAMEGRSVILVDKAYVGGSGESCFAAGDILYFDPEEDDIHEWLERWNKNGNGMFDPEWMEWYAHSSTEIINMMNDWGMDFEKDANGKFKRKPGRGHNHAVVFPGFKMMKKLRARLQKLGVTIVDRVQITDLLTNGDQVVGATGFNVRTGQFHVFNAKNTILSTGSCSFKGQYHGQDMESGEGNTMALQVGAEFTNMEFSNTYNSTAKDFDICGMSRFQRLGGRFTNALGEPFMEKYDPVNKEGALLHILVRAMTMEVQAGRGPIYFNLKNMNEEDRELSYRIVPTFFAACKVCGIDPFKDSVEWIPGFMGSSSSGSGLTLKSFDCDTTVPRLFAAGDMANQGLLIGSIAGAGAVHLGWATITGFRAGQGASKACETTELLPVDNAQVESIKEKTFAKLGHEGHLSIDDAIYRIQSYVIPAKYNIIRCGEALEEALTALDEIERDIEKEIVVRNTHELMLYHELRGMLTTARLTFTSALARKESRGSHYRTDYPDMKSEWNVWLKSRLKDGKIEITQEPIPTDKFERYGLPVYPL from the coding sequence ATGATTCCCAATACTGAACAGAAAAGTGCGGACGTTCTGGTTCTTGGCGGCGGCATAGCAGGCTGTATGGGTGCCTGCGCGGCAGCAATGGAAGGTCGCAGCGTCATTCTTGTGGATAAGGCCTATGTCGGCGGCAGCGGTGAAAGCTGCTTTGCCGCCGGAGACATTCTGTACTTCGACCCCGAAGAAGACGACATTCACGAATGGCTGGAACGCTGGAACAAAAACGGGAACGGGATGTTCGATCCGGAATGGATGGAATGGTACGCCCACAGCTCCACTGAAATCATCAATATGATGAATGACTGGGGCATGGATTTTGAAAAGGATGCCAACGGCAAATTCAAACGCAAGCCCGGACGCGGCCATAACCATGCAGTTGTCTTTCCCGGCTTCAAGATGATGAAAAAGTTGCGTGCAAGACTACAGAAGCTGGGTGTGACCATTGTTGATCGCGTTCAGATAACCGATCTTCTCACGAATGGCGATCAGGTCGTCGGAGCCACGGGCTTCAATGTCCGCACCGGACAGTTCCATGTTTTCAATGCCAAAAACACCATTCTCAGCACCGGCAGCTGCAGCTTCAAGGGACAATATCATGGCCAGGACATGGAGTCCGGTGAGGGGAACACCATGGCGCTCCAAGTGGGGGCAGAGTTTACCAACATGGAATTCTCCAACACATACAACTCCACGGCCAAAGACTTTGACATCTGCGGTATGAGCCGTTTCCAGCGTCTCGGTGGTCGCTTCACCAACGCTCTCGGCGAACCTTTTATGGAGAAATACGACCCCGTCAACAAGGAAGGTGCGCTTCTTCATATTCTTGTCCGTGCCATGACCATGGAAGTCCAGGCAGGTCGCGGCCCCATCTACTTCAATCTCAAGAACATGAACGAGGAAGATCGGGAACTGAGCTATCGCATCGTTCCAACATTCTTTGCCGCGTGCAAGGTCTGCGGGATAGACCCTTTCAAAGATTCTGTGGAGTGGATTCCCGGCTTCATGGGTTCTTCCAGCAGCGGCAGTGGTCTTACCCTCAAGTCCTTTGACTGTGACACCACAGTGCCCCGTCTCTTTGCCGCTGGCGACATGGCCAATCAGGGCCTTCTCATCGGCTCCATTGCCGGTGCTGGTGCCGTTCATCTCGGCTGGGCAACGATAACCGGATTCCGTGCAGGTCAGGGAGCGTCCAAGGCATGCGAAACGACGGAACTTCTTCCCGTTGACAATGCCCAAGTAGAGTCCATCAAGGAAAAGACCTTCGCCAAGCTCGGCCATGAGGGCCATCTCTCGATAGACGATGCGATCTACCGTATTCAGTCCTACGTCATTCCCGCGAAATACAATATTATCCGCTGCGGCGAAGCTCTCGAGGAGGCACTGACAGCCTTGGACGAAATTGAGCGGGATATCGAAAAGGAAATCGTTGTCCGCAATACCCATGAACTCATGCTCTATCATGAACTTCGTGGTATGCTGACCACCGCCCGTCTTACCTTCACCAGTGCTCTGGCCAGAAAAGAAAGCCGCGGATCGCACTATCGTACGGATTATCCCGATATGAAAAGTGAATGGAATGTATGGCTCAAATCTAGGCTCAAGGATGGAAAAATCGAAATCACTCAGGAACCCATCCCGACCGACAAATTTGAACGTTACGGCCTTCCCGTCTATCCGCTCTAA